From Streptomyces griseorubiginosus, one genomic window encodes:
- a CDS encoding DUF3592 domain-containing protein — translation MFGSVAGIMGWEAGQENQLLHDLREHGRRAEATVVAIAGRSEEGWPNYLAVRFVAPSGVVEAHIDVEGDSGRDLKPGGHVPVVYDPSDPSEVRHADFLGGSDAGGLRLGSVLFGLLAAGFLVGTVREVMRVKAETGAGETPDSPRTEA, via the coding sequence TTGTTCGGCAGTGTGGCCGGGATCATGGGATGGGAAGCCGGCCAGGAGAACCAGTTGCTGCACGATCTCCGGGAGCACGGGCGCAGGGCCGAAGCGACCGTGGTCGCCATTGCCGGCCGGTCGGAGGAAGGCTGGCCGAATTACCTGGCCGTGCGCTTCGTTGCGCCGTCCGGCGTCGTGGAGGCACATATCGATGTCGAGGGCGACTCGGGGAGAGACCTGAAGCCTGGGGGACACGTTCCCGTCGTCTATGACCCGTCGGACCCTTCTGAGGTCCGCCACGCTGACTTTCTGGGCGGATCCGACGCCGGCGGGCTTCGGCTGGGTTCTGTGCTGTTCGGGCTGCTCGCGGCCGGCTTTCTGGTGGGCACCGTCCGCGAGGTGATGCGTGTCAAGGCGGAGACGGGAGCAGGTGAGACGCCGGACTCGCCGCGCACCGAAGCCTGA
- a CDS encoding DUF6083 domain-containing protein, with amino-acid sequence MGALEEGPRRLEGGKSLCPYCGLPADRVATLEYDWVLLEPDMEPLAHTVPAEHRWIVLPDGRVTVYGVCPPDPFQRCRIEHRLACSAQPLPDLWPWLTSLRGENERRVGRQTEPEPPETWPEVG; translated from the coding sequence ATGGGGGCTTTAGAAGAAGGACCGCGCAGGTTAGAGGGTGGGAAGTCCCTCTGCCCGTACTGCGGCCTGCCGGCCGATCGCGTGGCGACGCTGGAGTATGACTGGGTCCTGCTTGAGCCGGACATGGAGCCGTTGGCCCACACCGTGCCGGCGGAGCATCGGTGGATCGTGCTGCCTGACGGGAGGGTGACGGTCTACGGCGTGTGTCCGCCGGACCCGTTCCAGCGGTGCCGTATCGAGCACCGGCTCGCATGCTCGGCGCAACCACTGCCCGATCTCTGGCCCTGGTTGACGAGCCTGCGGGGCGAGAACGAGCGTCGAGTGGGGCGCCAGACCGAGCCGGAGCCGCCCGAGACCTGGCCGGAAGTCGGGTGA